A window of the Bacteroides thetaiotaomicron VPI-5482 genome harbors these coding sequences:
- a CDS encoding PKD-like family lipoprotein, whose amino-acid sequence MKIKILFVVMFLLIITSCYEDKGNYDYREMNDIEISVETESSSYALGDKVTSKPKLVFTLGKESSDLSYEWTFDGHVIADTRDLEWVADTIASTKELRLAVMDNNTGVTYFGSTYISVSSAYASNGWVVLSEKEGISTLAFLREQTEEGILKPVVTRDIYQMINGVPMGTQPVSMYPHWTERWDGEDKTSWLWVAQKGGQGAVDISGSSYKQEGILSQMFLSKSYPEGFVPVGVIDMQFLTMAIGEDGTIYTRVKDSNLLFNSSNFLDRPLTSDEEGKVKVDGSMIAYAPFDEHGGMVLYDKNSSQYLHIADYKSWQGYNYSGKVLPLKVEEYEYGPSDARLDNMKDYSVYFVGASLVDWGDVSYMSIIKDKAGRFYIQKFTVEAYGGGSSVTKVGASFTSQSEIEGLSSVIDGTSKNCFYLCRNQDKAPYLFISKGETLYFYYTDGNKIYTCAQFDSPITSIDAECFNNKYIIVGLENGDVYILKGDDDNSDYTLKKYVIQQNKVIQVNDAENKFVLFHEKDFGRIIQVRYKWKESWNESFS is encoded by the coding sequence ATGAAAATAAAGATATTATTTGTTGTAATGTTCCTTTTGATCATCACGTCTTGTTATGAGGATAAGGGAAATTATGATTATAGAGAAATGAACGATATCGAGATTTCTGTAGAGACTGAAAGTTCTTCGTATGCGTTAGGAGATAAAGTGACATCAAAACCAAAATTGGTTTTCACTTTAGGAAAAGAATCCTCTGATTTATCATATGAATGGACGTTTGATGGACATGTCATAGCTGATACTAGAGATCTAGAGTGGGTAGCTGATACAATTGCTAGTACTAAAGAACTGAGGTTGGCTGTAATGGATAATAACACAGGAGTTACCTATTTTGGTTCCACGTACATTTCTGTTTCTTCTGCTTATGCCTCTAATGGTTGGGTAGTACTTTCTGAGAAAGAAGGTATCAGTACTTTAGCTTTTTTGAGAGAACAGACTGAAGAGGGAATATTAAAGCCTGTTGTTACACGTGATATTTATCAAATGATTAATGGTGTACCGATGGGAACACAGCCTGTTTCTATGTATCCTCACTGGACAGAGCGCTGGGATGGAGAAGATAAAACCAGTTGGCTATGGGTAGCACAGAAGGGTGGTCAAGGAGCTGTTGATATATCAGGTAGCAGTTATAAGCAAGAAGGGATATTGTCTCAAATGTTCCTTAGTAAATCATATCCAGAAGGATTTGTTCCGGTAGGTGTTATTGATATGCAGTTTCTCACAATGGCAATTGGTGAGGATGGAACTATTTATACCCGCGTTAAAGATAGCAATTTATTGTTTAACTCTAGTAATTTCCTTGACCGACCATTAACATCTGATGAAGAAGGCAAGGTAAAAGTGGATGGTAGCATGATTGCTTATGCTCCTTTTGATGAACATGGAGGTATGGTTCTTTATGATAAAAATTCTTCGCAATATTTGCATATTGCTGATTATAAGAGTTGGCAAGGTTATAACTATTCTGGAAAGGTACTACCTTTGAAGGTGGAGGAGTATGAGTATGGTCCTTCTGATGCTAGGTTAGATAACATGAAGGATTATTCTGTATACTTTGTAGGCGCTAGTTTAGTTGATTGGGGAGATGTCTCTTATATGTCTATTATTAAAGATAAAGCTGGCAGGTTCTATATACAGAAATTTACGGTAGAAGCTTATGGAGGAGGTAGTTCTGTCACTAAAGTTGGCGCTAGCTTTACATCTCAAAGTGAGATTGAGGGGCTAAGTTCAGTAATTGACGGAACGTCCAAAAATTGCTTTTATCTTTGCCGCAATCAAGATAAAGCTCCTTATCTTTTTATAAGTAAAGGAGAGACTCTTTATTTTTATTATACGGATGGAAATAAGATATATACATGTGCCCAGTTTGATTCTCCAATTACTTCAATTGATGCTGAATGCTTTAATAACAAATATATTATAGTGGGTTTGGAAAATGGAGATGTTTATATTTTGAAAGGAGATGATGATAATTCGGATTATACTCTAAAAAAATATGTGATCCAACAGAATAAAGTAATTCAGGTGAATGATGCCGAAAATAAATTTGTGTTATTCCATGAAAAAGATTTTGGACGAATAATTCAAGTTCGTTATAAATGGAAAGAATCTTGGAATGAATCATTTAGTTAA
- a CDS encoding DUF4843 domain-containing protein → MKKYILFALISLCFWGCSEDEIKPYHGGQYLYFSQLKEFGDEDFEVSFNNYPTSNAIIVKIGLGLIGKPFSIDTPYKVSVVAEDESEDKIKNADQKNYRLPDNPMFKAGLSNDTLEVMLLKTEDLKENVKLCLKLLPNEYFEGSIPEYEQIKIIFNNIISKPLWWTNDVTKLYLGTYSRKKYEEFVKCTNISDFGKLSTAEKRQYALTFKYYIAVNNVMDKNDTTGEEFPMAVPIN, encoded by the coding sequence ATGAAAAAATATATTCTATTTGCTTTAATATCTCTTTGTTTTTGGGGATGTTCGGAAGATGAGATAAAACCTTATCATGGTGGACAATATCTTTATTTTAGCCAACTGAAGGAATTTGGTGATGAGGATTTCGAAGTATCTTTCAATAACTATCCTACTAGTAATGCTATTATTGTGAAGATTGGTCTGGGGCTAATCGGAAAACCGTTTTCAATAGATACACCTTACAAAGTAAGTGTGGTTGCGGAAGATGAGAGTGAAGATAAGATAAAAAATGCCGATCAGAAAAATTATCGTTTGCCTGATAATCCAATGTTTAAAGCTGGACTATCTAATGATACATTGGAGGTTATGCTGTTAAAAACGGAAGATTTGAAAGAGAACGTGAAGTTGTGTTTGAAACTTCTCCCAAATGAGTATTTCGAAGGATCAATACCGGAATACGAACAAATTAAAATTATATTCAATAATATTATTAGTAAACCTTTATGGTGGACCAATGATGTCACGAAGTTGTATTTAGGTACATATTCTAGAAAGAAATATGAAGAGTTTGTAAAATGCACCAATATCTCAGATTTTGGAAAACTAAGTACTGCCGAAAAACGGCAATATGCATTGACATTCAAGTACTACATTGCAGTAAACAATGTAATGGATAAAAATGATACAACTGGTGAGGAGTTTCCGATGGCTGTACCTATTAACTAA